A section of the Humulus lupulus chromosome 2, drHumLupu1.1, whole genome shotgun sequence genome encodes:
- the LOC133818862 gene encoding organic cation/carnitine transporter 7-like, whose translation MPPEDGSKTFTVDEALVSMGFGNFHVLVLCYAGMAWISEAMEMMLLSFVGPALRLAWGISSHQHSLITSVVFAGMLVGAYSWSIVSDKHGRRKGFLMTAMLTAGAGFMSALAPNYIMLLICRCLVGVGLGGGPVLSSWFLEFIPAPNRVCHANTGLGMASCPVFDTFIPSPSILLGCT comes from the exons ATGCCACCAGAAGATGGCAGCAAAACCTTTACTGTGGATGAGGCCCTTGTGTCTATGGGATTCGGAAACTTCCATGTTCTTGTGCTCTGTTACGCAGGCATGGCTTGGATTTCTGAGGCAATGGAGATGATGTTGCTTTCTTTTGTTGGGCCAGCTCTTCGATTAGCATGGGGCATCTCATCTCATCAACATAGCCTTATAACTAGTGTTGTTTTTGCTGGCATGCTCGTCGGAGCTTATTCATGGAGCATTGTTTCGGATAAACATGGAAGAAG GAAAGGATTCCTTATGACAGCTATGCTTACTGCTGGGGCTGGATTTATGAGTGCACTTGCTCCCAATTATATAATGTTGCTTATTTGTCGTTGTTTGGTTGGTGTTGGGTTGGGAGGTGGTCCTGTACTCTCATCTTGGTTTCTGGAGTTCATTCCTGCTCCTAACAGAG TTTGTCATGCCAACACTGGGCTGGGGATGGCTTCTTGCCCTGTCTTCGATACCTTCATCCCTTCTCCTTCTATTCTATTGGGTTGCACCTGA
- the LOC133818861 gene encoding grpE protein homolog 2, mitochondrial-like, with protein MRGLRDFRFLQRQIEDWLSKKIVAFFFNIFSYCSSPRGTIPRSSLLLSSPQTNHLSNLSNQFHSLVNESSIKLAPGQVSLFHLSSSPFQRFGFAFSASPETSEKEHGSNSENNGDAKVSSQAASEQSDVADQTKESGSISDSQSTMSNNVKTRRRTKRAAFSYSNSDEDLSVDDLVKLVAEKEELLKQKHKEIEKMQDKVLRSYAEMENVMDRTRREAENSKQFAIQNFAKSLLDVADNLG; from the exons ATGAGAGGCCTAAGAGATTTTAG ATTCTTACAGAGGCAAATAGAAGACTGGTTGTCCAAGAAGATTGTTGCCTTTTTCTTTAACATTTTTAGTTATTGCAGTAGTCCTCGGGGGACCATCCCCAGGAGCTCCTTGCTCCTCTCTTCTCCACAAACTAACCACCTTTCGAATCTCTCCAATCAGTTTCATTCCCTTGTCAACGAATCCTCCATCAAG ttGGCTCCTGGTCAGGTGTCTCTATTCCATCTGAGTTCTTCTCCCTTTCAAAGATTTGGTTTTGCTTTTTCTGCGTCCCCCGAGACTTCTGAAAAAGAACATGGGAGTAATTCAGAGAATAATGGAGATGCTAAAGTCTCCAGTCAAGCCGCCTCTGAGCAGAGTGATGTTGCTGATCAGACAAAAGAATCAGGTTCTATATCAGATTCTCAGTCTACTATGTCTAATAATGTGAAAACAAGGAGAAGAACTAAGCGAGCAGCATTTTCTTATTCAAATTCCGACGAGGATTTGAGTGTAGATGATCTCGTGAAACTTGTGGCTGAGAAGGAAGAGCTTTTGAAGCAGAAGCATAAAGAGATTGAGAAAATGCAAGATAAAGTCCTCAGAAGCTATGCGGAAATGGAGAATGTCATGGACAGGACACGACGTGAAGCAGAGAACTCGAAACAATTTGCCATTCAG AATTTCGCAAAGAGTCTACTTGATGTTGCAGACAATTTGGGATGA